A window from Candidatus Zixiibacteriota bacterium encodes these proteins:
- a CDS encoding ABC transporter substrate-binding protein, whose amino-acid sequence MKSPAKYRLFLPLYLFLIIILFINGIRAESINLAIVYSDSLSTTLRTIKGIHSAISRQYETSVFYELYLAENGANMEQLVLKIKELDPRLILTVGSYATKAISERIPDKPIIFSAVLNPETSGFVKSLSNPGGNITGASLDIPPDIQFKYFKQVISNLKSIGVLYTDETENLIPPAKALASAANLTLYAIKIQSEKDIPNALDSLNSIVDGYWSVADGRIYSPRATRFILLNTLRSAKPFMGFSKNMVESGALFGLDYDYKDIGRQTGKIAIEVLSGKSPASIPVAVPGIIWFHYNEKTAKHIDVKIPDELVAVAKEVYR is encoded by the coding sequence TTGAAATCTCCTGCCAAATATAGATTATTCCTACCATTATATCTTTTTCTGATAATAATATTATTTATAAATGGTATCCGGGCCGAGTCCATCAACCTGGCCATTGTCTATTCCGACAGCCTCAGCACCACCCTGAGAACAATCAAGGGGATTCATTCCGCGATCAGCCGGCAATATGAAACTTCCGTTTTCTACGAACTGTACCTGGCCGAAAACGGCGCCAACATGGAGCAACTGGTCCTCAAAATTAAAGAGCTTGATCCCCGGCTGATACTCACGGTGGGATCGTACGCCACCAAAGCCATATCGGAGCGAATACCCGATAAACCGATTATCTTCTCAGCCGTTTTGAACCCGGAGACATCCGGTTTTGTTAAATCCCTCAGCAATCCCGGAGGCAATATCACCGGGGCCTCGCTGGATATACCGCCCGATATTCAGTTCAAGTATTTCAAGCAGGTTATCAGTAATCTCAAGAGCATCGGGGTCCTGTATACCGATGAAACGGAGAACCTGATTCCGCCGGCCAAGGCTCTGGCCAGTGCGGCCAATCTGACCCTTTACGCCATCAAGATTCAATCGGAAAAAGATATCCCCAACGCCCTGGATTCGCTCAATTCCATTGTCGATGGTTACTGGTCGGTCGCCGACGGGCGTATTTATTCGCCCCGGGCCACCCGGTTTATTCTCTTGAATACCCTGCGCAGCGCCAAACCCTTTATGGGATTTTCCAAAAATATGGTCGAATCCGGCGCCCTTTTCGGCCTTGATTATGATTATAAAGATATCGGGAGGCAGACCGGTAAAATCGCCATCGAGGTTCTCTCGGGTAAATCCCCGGCCTCGATTCCGGTGGCTGTTCCCGGTATCATCTGGTTCCATTATAATGAAAAAACGGCCAAGCATATTGATGTAAAAATCCCCGATGAACTGGTCGCAGTGGCCAAGGAGGTGTATCGATGA